The DNA region TGGGGGGTATCCACGAACTCTACTTCCCGTATGTGCTGATGAAGCCCCTGACCCTGATCGGCATGATTGCCGGGGGAATGAGCGGAACATGGGTCTTTAATCTGTTAGGTGGCGGCCTGGTTGCGGGGCCCAGTCCTGGATCGATTTTCGCTTATCTGGCATTGACGCCAAAAGGCGCTTTCCTTGCCACGATTGCGGGTGTCACGGCGGGAACAGTGGTGACCTTTGTCATTACCTCCTTCATTCTGAAAATGGAGAAAAATAGCGAAGTCGAAAGCAAAGATGCCTTCAGCGAATCCGCTGACGCCGTCAAAGCCATGAAGCAGGAAGGCAACTTTTCATATCGCAATGTCAAACGTATCGCCTTTGTCTGTGATGCAGGCATGGGGTCCAGTGCGATGGGGGCAACGACGTTTCGTAAGCGTCTGGAAAAAGCCGGGTTGTCTATCGATGTCAAACATTACGCCATCGAAAATGTTCCTGATGATGCCGATATTATCGTGACTCACGCCAGCCTTGAGGGGCGCGTTAAGCGAGTCAGTAATAAGCCCCTGGTGTTGATAAAAAATTATATTGGCGACCCGCTCCTTGACGATTTATTTAATCACTTAACGTCGAATTAGCATTTCTGGTTCCTGGAGTAAATATGAAAACGAAAGTTGCTGCAATATATGGCAAACAGGATGTCCGTATCCGTGAGTTTGAATTACCTGAAATTACGGAAAATGAACTGTTAGTCAGCGTGATTTCCGACAGCGTATGCTTATCCACCTGGAAGGCCGCAAAATTAGCCAGTGAACATAAGCGTGTTCCTGATGACCTGGAAAATCACCCGGTGATTACCGGTCATGAATGCGCCGGGATCATTGTCGAAGTGGGAAAAAACCTGACTGGGAAATATAAGAAAGGGCAGCGTTTTGTTTTACAACCCGCAATGGGATTGCCGAGTGGTTATTCTGCGGGATACAGCTACGAATATTTCGGTGGTAATGCCACGTATATGATTATTCCTGAAGTCGCGGTAAATCTGGGGTGTGTATTGCCGTACCACGGTTCTTATTTTGCGGCCGCGTCGCTGGCAGAACCGATGTGCTGCATTATTGGCGCCTATAAGGCGAATTATCATACAACGCCTTATGTTTATGAGCATCGCATGGGAATTAAGCCTGGTGGCAATGTTGCCCTTTTAGCCTGCGCCGGGCCAATGGGGATAGGGGCGATTGATTATGCCATTAACGGCGGGATCCAACCGTCGCGCGTAGTGGTCGTGGATATCGATGAGACGCGTCTGGATCAGGCTAAAAAGCTGCTCCCGGTCGAACTGGCCGCGGGTAAGGGAATCGAACTCATCTATGTAAATTCGTCTGGAATGGCTGACCCTGCAACGCAACTGCGTGAATTAACGGGCGGAGTCGGGTTCGATGATGTTTTTGTCTATGCCGCCGTGCCGGCCGTCGTGGAGATGGCTGACGATATTCTGGCAGAAGACGGTTGCCTGAACTTCTTCGCCGGTCCGACAGAGAGTCGCTTTAAAGTCCCCTTTAATTTTTACAACGTGCATTACAACAGTACACACGTGGTCGGAACCTCCGGCGGTTCTACTGATGATATGAAAGAGGCGATTGCGCTGAGCGCAACGGGCCAGCTTCAGCCGTCGTTTATGGTGACCCATATTGGCGGTCTCGATGCGGTGCCTGATACCGTGTTGAACTTGCCGGATATTCCGGGCGGCAAGAAGCTTATCTATAACGGTGTGACGATGCCGCTGACGGCCATTGCTGATTTCGCCGAGAAAGGCAAAACCGATCCGTTGTTCAGGGAACTGGCGCTGTTGGTTGCCCAGACGCACGGTATCTGGAACGAAAAGGCGGAAAGATACCTGCTGGCGCAGTTTGGCGTGGATATTGGGGAGGCGGCGGCATGAAGTCGTTGGCATGGCCGCTATTTCGCATCACGGAGCAGGCAGCGCTGGCTGCCTGGCCGCAAACCGGCTGCGGCGACAAGAACAAAATCGATGACCTGGCGGTCAGCGCGATGCGCTCGGCCCTGAATGATATTGCCATTCGCGGGCGCATCGTCATTGGTGAGGGCGAGATTGATCACGCGCCGATGTTGTGGATTGGCGAAGAAGTTGGCTGCGGCAGCGGACCGGAGGTTGATATCGCCGTCGATCCCATTGAAGGTACCCGGATGGTTGCGATGGGGCAGAGCAATGCGCTGGCGGTCATGGCGTTTGCGCCGCGGGGAAGTTTGTTACATGCCCCTGATATGTACATGAAAAAGCTGGTTGTTAACCGGCAGGCGAAAGGGGTGATTAATCTGGCGCGGCCACTGGCGGACAATCTGCGTCATGTGGCGAAAGCGCTGGGCAAACCGCTGGATCGACTGCGCATGGCCACGCTTGATAAACCGCGACTTCAGCCGGCGATTGCCGAAGCCACGCAGTTAGGGGTGAAAGTCTTTGCTCTGCCTGATGGCGATGTGGCGGCCAGTGTTCTGGCCTGTTTGCAGGATAACCCTTATGACCTGATGTATACCATTGGCGGTGCGCCAGAAGGCGTGATATCTGCCTGCGCGGTGAAAGCGTTGGGGGGCGATATGCAGGCCGAGCTGATCGATTTTTGTGAAGCAAAAGGAGACACCGCAGAGCATCGTCTGATTGCCGCCCGGGAGCGCCAGCGCTGCGCGGAAATGGGCGTCGAGGTCAATCGGGTCTATACGCTTGATGAGCTGGTGGCGGGGAATAACGTCCTCTTTAGCGCGACGGGGGTGACCCGCGGCGATCTTGTAAATGGGATCCAGCAGGTCGCGAAGGGAGTGCGCACGCAAACTTTACTGATCGGCGGCGCGGATCGAACGTGTAATATAATAGACTCTCTGCATTCATGGTGATTGATCGGGAAACAAATGACGACGCTGACAGAAGACGATGTGCTGGAGCAACTGGATGCTCAACATAACTTACTTTCGTTTATGACGACGGCACATTCCATTTTGCTACAGGGTATTAAGCGCTTTCTGCCGTCGCTATTTGTCGATAACGATGAAGAGATTGTGGAATATGCAGTAAAGCCGTTACTTGCCCAGAGTGGGCCGCTTGATGATATTGATGTTGCGCTACGCCTGATTTATGCGCTGGGAAAAATGGACAAATGGCTTTATGCCGACATTACGCATTTTTCTCAGTTTTATCAGTATGTCAGCGAACAGGATGAAAGCCCGGAATTTGCTGATGACATCACCTGGGATTTCATCAGCAACGTCAACAGTATCACCCGGAATACGACCTTATATAGCGCGCTGGAGTCGATGAAATTTGCTGACTTTGCGGCGTGGTCTGAGGTGCGTTTTACCGCAATGGTCAAGACGGCAATGACGCTGGCGGTGACGACAATTTTGAAGGAATTAACACCGTGAAAATCGGACTGATGGTCAACGGGTTGCGGGTTGAAGCCCATTATCATGATGATGAGATAGAGAACGTTCATAAACCGTTATTACAACGACTGGCAAACGTCCATTCCGTGAACGCCAGGCTACGCACGATTGTGTTTCTGAGCGCGCCGCCAGGGACCGGGAAATCCACACTGACCACGTTCTGGGAATGGCTTTCTCATCAGGATCCCTCTTTGCCGGAGATCCAGACGCTGCCGATGGATGGTTTCCATCATTACAATGACTGGCTGGACACTCACCATCTGCGTGCGTACAAAGGGGCGCCAGAGACGTTCGACGTTGAAAAACTGGCGCAGAATCTGCACCAGATTAGAGAAGGCGAAGGGACCTGGCCGCAATATGACCGGCAAAAGCACGATCCGGTCGAAGACGCGATTGTGGTGAGCGCGCCGATTGTCATTGTGGAAGGCAACTGGCTGCTACGGGATGATGAAAGATGGCGGGCGCTGGCGGCGTTCTGTGATTATTCCCTGTTCATTCGCGCGCCAGCGGAGGCTCTGCGTGCGCGGCTGGTGGGGCGCAAACTGGCCGGAGGATTATCGACCGCCGACGCCGAGGCGTTTTACACGCGTACAGACGGACCGAATGTGGAGCGTGTTCTGGAGAACAGTCGACCAGCCGATCTTACTCTGGAGATGACGGCGTCGGGAGCGTATCGGATTGCGTGAGCGTTTTATTATGGAGTCGAACAACCCGTGAGAAGTGACGCTGGATAAAAGCAGCGTCATGACTGATTGCAACTACGCTGGTGCCTCTGTTACGACAAACGGCAAGCCAGTGTTCAAACACGGCACCGAAAAGATCTTGCGATGCTTATTCGCGATTCTGGAATAAATTCCACGGCAGTGAGCCCTGAAATGTGATGTATGTCAGATAACTGTCTTCTTCGACTGGACAATCATTCCTTTTATTCCCCGTTTCGCTTATTCTAGCTGAAGCGTTTCAGTCGATTAAATGTTCGACAAATAATCAATCAGTCGCAGTTTGCGACAGGTAAGGTTTCCCTGAAGGATGCGCTGGATTACTCTGTCAGCCACATCTGAATCGGGATAGCCTTGCAGGAGATCTATGACCGTACGCGTAGCGATTAATGGCTTCGGTCGCATCGGACGTAATGTGGTTCGTGCTTTATATGAATCCGGACGTCGGGCGGAAATCACCGTGGTGGCAATCAATGAACTGGCGGATGCCTCGGGCATGGCGCATTTGTTGAAATATGACACCAGCCATGGACGTTTTGCATGGGACGTTCGCCAGGAGCGCGAGCAGCTCATGGTTGGCGACGACGCGATTCGCATTCTGCATGAGTCCTCGCTTGACGCGCTACCCTGGCGCGAGCTGGGCGTTGATATCGTGCTGGACTGTACGGGCGTCTACGGGAACCGCGAACACGGCGAGGCGCATATCGCCGCTGGCGCGAAGAAAGTGCTCTTTTCACATCCTGGCAGTAACGATCTCGACGCCACCGTGGTATTTGGTGTCAATCAGGATCAACTGCGTGCGGAGCACCGTATCGTCTCCAATGCTTCCTGCACCACGAATTGTATTATTCCCATTATCAAATTATTGGATGATGCCTATGGCATTGAATCCGGTACGGTGACGACCATTCACTCCGCGATGCACGATCAGCAGGTTATTGATGCATACCATCCTGACCTGCGTCGTACGCGCGCGGCGAGTCAGTCGATCATTCCGGTGGATACCAAACTGGCGGCTGGCATCACCCGTATTTTCCCGCAGTTTAACGATCGTTTTGAAGCGATTGCGGTGCGGGTACCGACGATAAACGTCACGGCAATCGACTTAAGCGTGACGGTGATGAAGCCCGTAAAAGCTAATGAAGTCAACCAGTTGCTGCAAAAAGCGGCACAAGGTGCATTTCATGATATAGTTGACTATACGGAATTACCGTTGGTCTCAGTCGATTTTAATCATGACCCGCATAGCGCCATTGTCGATGGCACACAAACCCGGGTCAGTGGCGCGCACCTTATTAAGACACTGGTCTGGTGTGACAATGAATGGGGCTTCGCTAACAGAATGCTCGACACCACGTTAGCGATGGCTGCAAAAGGTTTCAGGTAGGGCGCGAAGGCGTCTGCAAAACTTTATCAAGAATCAACGAGAGGATTCACCATGTCTGTAATCAAGATGACCGATTTGGATCTTGCTGGTAAACGTGTTTTTATCCGTGCGGATCTGAACGTACCAGTTAAAGAAGGGAAAGTGACCAGTGATGCACGTATCCGTGCTTCTCTGCCGACCATCGAACTGGCCCTGAAACAGGGTGCTAAAGTCATGGTAACTTCCCACCTGGGTCGTCCTACCGAAGGCGAGTACAACGAAGAATTCTCTCTGCTGCCGGTTGTTAATTACCTGAAAGACAAACTGTCTAACCCGGTTCGCCTGGTAAAAGATTACCTCGACGGCGTTGAAGTGGCTGCCGGTGAACTGGTGGTTCTGGAAAACGTTCGCTTTAACAAAGGCGAGAAGAAAGACGACGAAGCGCTGTCCAAAAAATACGCCGCGCTGTGCGACGTGTTCGTGATGGACGCCTTTGGTACGGCTCACCGTGCGCAGGCTTCCACCCATGGTATCGGCAAATTTGCTGACGTCGCGTGCGCCGGTCCGCTGCTGGCAGAAGAACTGGACGCGCTGGGTAAAGCGCTGAAAGAGCCGGCTCGTCCGATGGTGGCTATCGTGGGCGGTTCTAAAGTTTCTACCAAACTGACCGTTCTGGACTCTCTGTCCAAAATCGCTGACCAGCTGATCGTTGGCGGCGGCATCGCGAACACCTTCGTTGCCGCTCAGGGCCACAATGTGGGCAAATCCCTGTACGAAGCCGATCTGGTTGATGAAGCCAAACGTCTGCTGACCACTTGCGATATCCCGGTTCCGACTGACGTTCGCGTCGCGACCGAGTTCTCTGAAAGCGCTGCAGCCACGCTGAAATCTGTAAATGACGTAAAAGAAGACGAGCAGATCCTGGATATCGGCGACGCTTCTGCACATCAACTCGCTGAAATTCTGAAGAATGCAAAAACCATTCTGTGGAACGGCCCGGTTGGCGTGTTTGAATTCCCGAACTTCCGTAAAGGGACTGAAATCGTGGCTAACGCGATTGCAGACAGCGACGCGTTCTCTATCGCAGGCGGCGGCGACACTCTGGCAGCTATCGACCTGTTCGGTATTGCTGACAAAATCTCCTACATCTCCACTGGCGGCGGCGCATTCCTCGAATTCGTGGAAGGTAAAGTTCTGCCTGCAGTAGCGATGCTCGAAGAGCGCGCTAAGAAGTAAGACACTCATGGGCAGGGAAACCTGCCCAATTTTCAGCGCGCTTTAGTGGCACGCACCCCTTTCCAAGGCCGAAGATACAGGACTCGTAACATGTCTAAAATTTTTGATTTCGTAAAACCTGGCGTTATCACCGGTGATGACGTACAGAAAGTTTTCCAGGTAGCAAAAGAAAACAACTTCGCTCTGCCAGCCGTTAACTGTGTCGGTACCGACTCTATCAACGCCGTTCTGGAAACCGCTGCAAAAGTTAAAGCGCCGGTCATCGTGCAGTTCTCTAACGGTGGCGCTGCGTTCATCGCGGGTAAAGGCGTGAAAACTGACGTTCCTCAGGGCGCGGCAATCCTGGGCGCGATCTCTGGTGCGCATCACGTACATCAGATGGCTGAGCACTACGGTGTTCCGGTTATCCTGCACACTGACCACTGCGCGAAGAAACTGCTGCCGTGGATCGACGGTCTGCTGGACGCGGGCGAAAAACACTTCGCTGCAACCGGTAAACCACTGTTCTCTTCTCACATGATCGACCTGTCTGAAGAGTCACTGCACGAAAACATCGAAATCTGCTCTAAATACCTGGCGCGCATGTCCAAAATTGGCATGACCCTGGAAATCGAACTGGGTTGCACCGGTGGTGAAGAAGATGGTGTGGACAACAGCCACATGGATGCTTCTGCCCTGTACACCCAGCCGGAAGACGTTGATTACGCGTACACCGAGCTGAGCAAAATCAGCCCGCGTTTCACCATCGCCGCTTCCTTCGGTAACGTGCATGGCGTTTACAAGCCGGGTAACGTGGTTCTGACCCCGACCATTCTGCGCGACTCTCAGGACTATGTTTCTAAGAAACACAATCTGCCGCACAACAGCCTGAACTTCGTCTTCCACGGTGGTTCCGGTTCTACCGCTCAGGAAATCAAAGACTCCGTAAGCTACGGCGTAGTGAAAATGAACATCGATACCGATACCCAATGGGCGACCTGGGAAGGTGTTCTGAACTACTACAAAGCGAATGAAGCGTATCTGCAGGGTCAGTTGGGCAACCCGAAAGGTGAAGATCAGCCGAACAAGAAATACTACGATCCGCGCGTATGGCTGCGTGCTGGTCAGGCAACGATGATCACCCGTCTGGAGCAGGCTTTCAAAGAACTGAACGCGATCGACGTTCTGTAATTTATTTCTGTCACTAAAGCCCTGGTCAATTCGACCGGGGCTTTTTTTATCAATTTCATCGTCCCGTCTTTCCACAAGAACCTCAATAATTCCCTGTCTGATATCATATATTTTCCCCATGTCGTTATTCTTAATAAAACAATAAATTTTCACGTTATTATTATTCTATGGGATTCTTCAGGCATGAAAATAATTAAATTATCATGCCCAGAATTCCGTCCGTTGTCATGGTTTGCTTGTTAATATTTTTAATTAATCACCGGTTGATTGTGTGAATTTTTTACGTAATACCCATTTGTGATAATCATCAATATCAACGTCGCGTTAATACAGGAATATCCCCGCTGCAAGATAGACAGAATGTAGGGTGTTCAACACGATATAAAACCACAGCGAGTTCTTCGTATATCGCAAATGTTTATTGTTTGATCGGAGATTGTATGAGCAGAAAAACGGTTGGCATTTTTATTGCCATTGCCTTGTGCTGTCTTTTATCCTGGATTGCACAAGGTCAGCCCGGTACAGGGTTTTACAAAGTAGTAACAGTTATTCCACTGTTTCTTATTCTGGGTTTATTATTTTTACAGGTTGATATGTTGGTTGCCGCTTTAGCCGGTGGCGTGGCGGCAATGATATTAGGGCAAATCGGCCTTGCGGGTACCAGTAAAATGATGCTGGATACCGTGCCAAAAATGTTAGCTATCACCGTACCTATTCTAAATTCCGCGGTCGCGACGGCGGTGTTTAAAGCCGGGGGATATACCGCGGCATTGACTTTGGTTCGGCGTAAAATCGGTGGACGCATTGAGTTCATCGGCGCGTTCATCGTGATACTGCAGGCTGCCGCGACATATATGTCTGGTATTGGCGGCGGTAGCGCAATGGTCGTTGCGCCTTTAGCATTTGCTGCAGTGGGCGTAATTCCTCAGGTTATCGCAGGGATGTCTATTGCGACGGCTGCG from Citrobacter amalonaticus Y19 includes:
- a CDS encoding zinc-binding dehydrogenase encodes the protein MKTKVAAIYGKQDVRIREFELPEITENELLVSVISDSVCLSTWKAAKLASEHKRVPDDLENHPVITGHECAGIIVEVGKNLTGKYKKGQRFVLQPAMGLPSGYSAGYSYEYFGGNATYMIIPEVAVNLGCVLPYHGSYFAAASLAEPMCCIIGAYKANYHTTPYVYEHRMGIKPGGNVALLACAGPMGIGAIDYAINGGIQPSRVVVVDIDETRLDQAKKLLPVELAAGKGIELIYVNSSGMADPATQLRELTGGVGFDDVFVYAAVPAVVEMADDILAEDGCLNFFAGPTESRFKVPFNFYNVHYNSTHVVGTSGGSTDDMKEAIALSATGQLQPSFMVTHIGGLDAVPDTVLNLPDIPGGKKLIYNGVTMPLTAIADFAEKGKTDPLFRELALLVAQTHGIWNEKAERYLLAQFGVDIGEAAA
- the glpX gene encoding class II fructose-bisphosphatase produces the protein MKSLAWPLFRITEQAALAAWPQTGCGDKNKIDDLAVSAMRSALNDIAIRGRIVIGEGEIDHAPMLWIGEEVGCGSGPEVDIAVDPIEGTRMVAMGQSNALAVMAFAPRGSLLHAPDMYMKKLVVNRQAKGVINLARPLADNLRHVAKALGKPLDRLRMATLDKPRLQPAIAEATQLGVKVFALPDGDVAASVLACLQDNPYDLMYTIGGAPEGVISACAVKALGGDMQAELIDFCEAKGDTAEHRLIAARERQRCAEMGVEVNRVYTLDELVAGNNVLFSATGVTRGDLVNGIQQVAKGVRTQTLLIGGADRTCNIIDSLHSW
- a CDS encoding MltR family transcriptional regulator, translated to MTTLTEDDVLEQLDAQHNLLSFMTTAHSILLQGIKRFLPSLFVDNDEEIVEYAVKPLLAQSGPLDDIDVALRLIYALGKMDKWLYADITHFSQFYQYVSEQDESPEFADDITWDFISNVNSITRNTTLYSALESMKFADFAAWSEVRFTAMVKTAMTLAVTTILKELTP
- a CDS encoding nucleoside/nucleotide kinase family protein, which translates into the protein MKIGLMVNGLRVEAHYHDDEIENVHKPLLQRLANVHSVNARLRTIVFLSAPPGTGKSTLTTFWEWLSHQDPSLPEIQTLPMDGFHHYNDWLDTHHLRAYKGAPETFDVEKLAQNLHQIREGEGTWPQYDRQKHDPVEDAIVVSAPIVIVEGNWLLRDDERWRALAAFCDYSLFIRAPAEALRARLVGRKLAGGLSTADAEAFYTRTDGPNVERVLENSRPADLTLEMTASGAYRIA
- the epd gene encoding erythrose-4-phosphate dehydrogenase, with product MTVRVAINGFGRIGRNVVRALYESGRRAEITVVAINELADASGMAHLLKYDTSHGRFAWDVRQEREQLMVGDDAIRILHESSLDALPWRELGVDIVLDCTGVYGNREHGEAHIAAGAKKVLFSHPGSNDLDATVVFGVNQDQLRAEHRIVSNASCTTNCIIPIIKLLDDAYGIESGTVTTIHSAMHDQQVIDAYHPDLRRTRAASQSIIPVDTKLAAGITRIFPQFNDRFEAIAVRVPTINVTAIDLSVTVMKPVKANEVNQLLQKAAQGAFHDIVDYTELPLVSVDFNHDPHSAIVDGTQTRVSGAHLIKTLVWCDNEWGFANRMLDTTLAMAAKGFR
- the pgk gene encoding phosphoglycerate kinase, which codes for MSVIKMTDLDLAGKRVFIRADLNVPVKEGKVTSDARIRASLPTIELALKQGAKVMVTSHLGRPTEGEYNEEFSLLPVVNYLKDKLSNPVRLVKDYLDGVEVAAGELVVLENVRFNKGEKKDDEALSKKYAALCDVFVMDAFGTAHRAQASTHGIGKFADVACAGPLLAEELDALGKALKEPARPMVAIVGGSKVSTKLTVLDSLSKIADQLIVGGGIANTFVAAQGHNVGKSLYEADLVDEAKRLLTTCDIPVPTDVRVATEFSESAAATLKSVNDVKEDEQILDIGDASAHQLAEILKNAKTILWNGPVGVFEFPNFRKGTEIVANAIADSDAFSIAGGGDTLAAIDLFGIADKISYISTGGGAFLEFVEGKVLPAVAMLEERAKK
- the fbaA gene encoding class II fructose-bisphosphate aldolase, encoding MSKIFDFVKPGVITGDDVQKVFQVAKENNFALPAVNCVGTDSINAVLETAAKVKAPVIVQFSNGGAAFIAGKGVKTDVPQGAAILGAISGAHHVHQMAEHYGVPVILHTDHCAKKLLPWIDGLLDAGEKHFAATGKPLFSSHMIDLSEESLHENIEICSKYLARMSKIGMTLEIELGCTGGEEDGVDNSHMDASALYTQPEDVDYAYTELSKISPRFTIAASFGNVHGVYKPGNVVLTPTILRDSQDYVSKKHNLPHNSLNFVFHGGSGSTAQEIKDSVSYGVVKMNIDTDTQWATWEGVLNYYKANEAYLQGQLGNPKGEDQPNKKYYDPRVWLRAGQATMITRLEQAFKELNAIDVL